The genomic window CTTACAAACTCCCGGCTCGGAGGCTGCCAATCCGATGCGCACCGCCGCTGCCACGGCACCGCCCGCCAGCGGTCCCGCCACGCCTTTTCCCAGCACGTCCGCCACCGCTCGGAACAACGCGGCAACCTCGGGACCTGCTGCCGCCCAGGCCAATGCCAGTGCCGTACCGGGACTGCAAATCCCCAGCACTTCTGAAACCGCCCGCGATAGCCAATGGGCTCGCCAACCCAGCCCCAACCGACCATCGACCAGCAGCATACCGCGCACGGCATCGTCGGCCGGCCAAGCCGCGGCGGGAAATTTTGGCACTCCGCCACCGGGAATCGCCGACCCACGACTGCCCGCCGCCGCCGTCGGATCGCAGGGGGCCCAAATGGGAAATCCGCAGCCCCGTAGCCAAGCGGCCTCATCGGAAACCCCAACAAGCCCAACTGGCGTGGCGGCTGCCGCAGCGAACAGCGGCTACAACTACGGCGGCCAGAACGGCTACCAGGGTGGAATGCAAACGGGCGTCGGACCGCAGCAAGGATCGCCGAACGGGGCTCCGCCCAATACCAGCGGTTCGCTTGCCGGCGGCAACCCTGCAGCCGCGGCTCCCACTTACCCCGGAACCAATTATCCAGCCGGCAACTATCCTTCGGGTAACTACCCGCCCGGCAACTATCCCGCCGGCAGCTACCCTCCAGGCACCAATCCTCAAACGAATCCCGCTCAAAGCGGTTATCCTGCGGGGCCTTACGCCCCGGGCACCTATCCGCCCAACGGTCAGTTGGCCGCGAATTATCCGTCCGGCGGGGCTCGAGGGACGACCGGTTTGTTGCCCGATGACTTGACCAACGTCAGCGGTTCGAATGCTCCGGGCGGAGCGGGACGTCCGGGCGCAGCGGGCAGCGGGGCGGACCGTCCGCTCGAAGAAGAAGAGAATCGCGGGCTGCCACAGCAGGTGTTTAATCTACTGCTGTTGCTGTCGTTGATCGCCAACGCTTATTTGGTGATCCAGATGTCCAAGCTGATCCAGCGATATCGCGATCTGCGGGTCAACCTGCGAGCCGCAACGGCAGGCAACTCACCGCCCTCGCCCGCAGCCGCATAGCGAAGTCGGATTCGGAGCGCGCTGGAGTCCAGGCTTTAGCCGCTCCGCGCGCATCCCCGAGGCGCGCTGGAGTCCAGGCTTTAGCCGCTCCGCGCGTATCCCCGAGGCGCCTAAAGGCTGGACTCCAGCGCGGCGTCTCTTCAACTACCGGTTTCCCGATGGTGTCAGTTCGGCAAAGGTATCGCGGTACACCTGGGGGTCGGCGGGGAAGCGTTCGGCAAACGTCGATTCATCGACCACCCCTTTTTGGAACCGCCGTTTTTCGAACCGTGGCATCTCGATTCCCGTCACAGCGCGAATCCCGGCCGCGACCACTTGGCCTTTCAACGGGTACAGCCGCTGGGGATCCCAACCGGTCAAGTCGACAAACGGAATCGCTTCGGCGACTTCGATCACATCCGGTAGGGCGTAGGGGCTGAAGCCTTCGAAACCCAGCAATCGCGCCGGAGCGGAGGTCCGCACGTGGCCACGGCTTTGTCCGCCGCTGTAGACCAGCGAATGTTTCACCGCGTCGACGCCCCATCCCTCCTGATACAACAGGCGATTGCCCAGCACGTTGCGGATCGTCAGCGGCGGGGAGTCTTCGATCGGGTAGTCTTTGAGGTTTTCGTCGCCACCATCCCCATCGATCAGGTACTTCCAGTCCGGATAACGCCGGCGGATTTCGCGGCACATCGCGAGGGCCATCGTGGCCGACTGCACGTCCAGAGGTTTGTAGTCTTCAATCACGCGGATGGCTTCGCGATAGTCGATCGCGGATACCGGCACCTCGATCACTTCCCAGAACGCCTCTAGACCGACCGCTTGGAGGAACTGGCGGGCTTGCTGTAGGTCTTGTCCTTGTCCTGCGACGGCCAAGGTGAAGGCTTTGAGGCGTTCGGGCCGCTCGCCACGTTGCTGCAGCAGATGGTGCAGCAGCAGCAGCACCGACCCGCTATCGACCCCCCCACTGAACAGCACGCCAATCGGTTCGTGGGGCGAAATGTTGTCGAGCCAGGCGTGACAAGCCGATTGCAATTGTTGGATGTAGTGACGACCGATGGCGTCGATATCGGCTGGCAGACAATTGGTTTGGGGCGTAAAGAACCGGCTCAGCTGCGGCAGGGCATCCGAACCGCTCACCAGGCTAATTTCCAGCAGGTGATGCGCGGGCACCATCCGCGTGGCCGCCGGCTGGAAGGGCTCGTGTAATCCGTGGGATGCTAAATGTTGGTAGATTTCGTCAATTCGTTCGGCCACGATTAGTCGCGGCCCAGCGGCATGGGGAGACAGATAATATCGCATCGGTCGGGCGATCGAGCGAGCCATGCGGACGGTCGTGCCGACGGGCTGGCAGATCGCAAATTGCCCCTGAATTTGCCGTATTCGTTCGGTTTGTCCGCTACCAACGGCCTCGGCGGCCTGCTGCTGTGTGTGGTTTAACAACACGTTACCACGGGGGTCGAGCAGGTCGACAACCTCGTTTACCGGCTTCGCGGGGGGCATCATATTCGTCACCTTAGGAAGATTAGACCGCTTATTCAGCCCACAACAGGTTATTCATTACAGCGATCAGCGGTTAAACTAGCTTATCGTCCGCGGTCCGGGAAAGGCTCACCGCATCCCAGCCGCCGGCGACCCCTCCATGGTTATGGACTCCCACGTTTGGACTTTGACTCGATGGTGAATTTGCAGCGTTACTTTCCAGAAGGCGGACCGCCGCGCACGAATTTCCTGGACATTATTAAGTACTGGACGGAAATTCAAGCCGATAAGCACGCCTTTCACTTTAGCGATGGAGAAACCGAAGAAGCGTCGTTGACCTACCAGCAGCTGTGGGATGAAGTCACCGGTTTGGCCGGCTACATGCAGCAGATCGGGATCGGCCAAGGCGAGCGGGTGTTGTTGCTGTATCCTCCCGGGCTGGATTTTGTGGTCGGGTTCTTCGCCTGCCACGCTGCCGGGGCGATCGCCGTGCCGGCTTATCCACCGCGGAAAAACCGCAAAGCCGGCCGGATTCGGTCCATCGCCCAAGACGCACAAGCCCGCTTTGCGCTCTCGACCGAAAAGGTCGCCGAGCAGCTGGGCGGTGAAAATCGTCACGAGGATATGGCCAATATCGAAATCCTGGGGACCGACGACCCCGGCAAACGTGACCGCAGCGGCTGGACCGACACCCCACCCAAACCCGACGACATCGCCGTCCTGCAGTACACCTCCGGATCCACCGGTTCGCCCAAGGGCGTCATGCTGACGCACCAGAATCTGGTCATCAACTGCGAACAAATCACCTACGCCTTTGAACCGCTGGATACCAAACGCGGCGTCACCTGGCTGCCTACCTACCACGACATGGGGCTGGTCGGCGGCGTATTGCAACCGGTGTTTGTCGGCAAAGCCAACGTGCTGATGAGTCCCATGACGTTTCTGCAGCACCCGGTCAAATGGTTGCGGACGATCACTCAGTACGAAGCCAACATCAGCGGCGGCCCGAACTTTGCCTATCAACTGTGCGTCGACAAAGTGGACGAACAGGAACTGCAAGGCTTGGATCTGTCGTCGTGGAAGACCGCGTTCAACGGGGCCGAGCCGATTCGAGCGTCGACTCTGGACGCGTTTGCCAAAAAATTCGCTCCGGTAGGCTTCCGCCGAGAAGCCTTCCTGCCCTGTTACGGGATGGCCGAAACGACTCTGATCGTGACCGGCGGTCCCAAAGAAACTCGTCCCTTTTGCCGCACCTTCCACCGCCACGAATTGGATGCGGGCAGCGCCGTTGCGGTCGAACCGGAAGACAACACGGCTCGTGAATTGGTCGGCTGTGGGGCGATCATTCCCGGCGAACGGCTGGAGATCGTCGATCCCGATACCCGTCATATCTTGCCCCCCGGCAAGATCGGCGAGATTTGGATTCAGGGTCCCTGCGTGGGCAAAGGCTATTGGCAAGCCGACGAGGCGACCGAAGAGACCTTTAACGCCACCACCAGCGACGGCGAAGGCCCCTTCCTGCGCACCGGCGACCTGGGCTTCATGCACCAGGACCAATTGTTTGTCAGCGGCCGCTTGAAGGACATGATCATTATCCGCGGCGTCAATCGTTACCCGCAGGACATCGAAAAAACCGTCGAACAGGCCAGCGACGCGGTCCAAACCGGGGCCGTGGCTGCGTTTTCGATGGTTCACGAAGGTCGCGAACAGTTGGTGATCGTGGCCGAAACCGTCCGCACCCGCGACATTGATCGCGACGCCCATCTACAAGCCATCCGCCGGGCGGTGACGGCCGAACACGAACTGCCGCCCGAAGCCTTGTATCTGGTCCGCAACAGTTCGGTACCCAAGACCAGCAGCGGCAAAATCCAACGTCATGCCTGTGTCGATGCGGTCCGCAACAACACGTTAAAAGTGGTCGCCAAATGGGTCCGCTGGGAGGAATCGCAAACCGGCGGCCACGGCGCCGCGCCGGCCATGCAAGCCGCCGCCAGCAGCCAACCCGCCGCACGTGACGCCGCGGGCAATAATGGGCAAGCCGACAATCGCTCCTTGAATCCCGACATCGTAGCCGCCGTGATCCAGCACGTCCGCGCGGTCGCGCAGGAACGCGCCGGACACATCGACACCAACACCAACATTGTGCTCGACCTGGGCCTCGATTCGCTCGAACGCCTGCAGATCGCGCACGCCCTGGAACAAGCCTTCGGAGGCCGTTTCCCCGAAGAAGTCCTGCAGGAAATCGAAACCATCGGACAGGTCGCTGCGGCTATCGAACAACACATGGGACAGACCGCGATCGCGCGCGCCCAGGCTCAGGTGCCCGTGGGCGATACCGAAGTGGTGGAAAACCGCGAAATCTCCGCGGCCTCTTACACGTTCAGCCAGTTCCCGGAATACCTGCGATTGAAGCAGACTATGGCGCAACTGTTGATGACCGGCGTGCCCAACCCGTATTTTTCGGTGCACGAATCGGTCGTCCAAGACACCACGATCATCGACGGCCGCGAACTGGTCAGCTTCGCCAGCTTTAATTACACCGGCATGTCGGGGGACCCCGAGGTCAGCCAAGCAAGTATTGATGCGATCAAGAAGTACGGCACCAGCGTGTCGGCCAGCCGGCTGGTATCGGGCCAAAAACCGGTCCACATCGAACTGGAAAAGAAGATCGCCGATTTCTGTGGCGTCGACGATTCGCTGACCTTCGTCAGTGGACATGGAACCAATGAATCGACCATCGGGTTACTGGTCAGCCCCGGCGACTTGATCCTCCACGATTCCCTGTCGCACAACAGTATCGTCCAAGGTTCGATTCTTTCGGGAGCTCGACGCCGTCCGTTCGCGCACAACGATTTCGAAGAACTTGACCGCGTCCTGACCGAGGTTCGCCACCAGTACCGACGCGTGTTGGTGGTCGTCGAAGGCGTTTACAGCATGGACGGCGATTATTGCGACTTGCCGGCCGCGCTCGAAGTTTGCAAACGCCATAAAGCCTTGTTGATGATCGACGAAGCTCACTCGCTGGGCACGATGGGCAGCACCGGTCGTGGCATGGCCGAGCATTTTGGGATCGACCCCAACGAGGTCGACGTCTGGATGGGCACGCTGGGCAAAGCCTTTGGCTCCTGCGGTGGCTACATCGCCGGCCGTCGCGAATTGATCGAACTGCTGCGTTACACCGCTCCGGCGTTTGTGTTTGCAACCGGCATTTCGCCATCGGTCGCCGCAGCCGCCTTAAAAGCCTTTGAGGTGCTCGAACGCGAACCCCAGCGGGTCGCCAAGGTGCTTGCCAATGCGGCCCTGTTCCTATCGCTGCTGAAAGATGCTGGTATCGACACCGGACTGAGCGGGGGCACGCCGGTTGTTCCCGTGATCACCGGCAACTCGTTGGTCGCCCTGCGGCTGTCACACCGACTGCAATTGGACGGTGTCAATGCGCCGCCGATCTTGTATCCGGCCGTGGAAGAAGCGGCGGCTCGGGTGCGGTTCTTTATCACCAGCACGCACAGCGAACAGCAGCTGCGGGAAACGGCGGCCAAGGTCATCAAACACGTCGATTCGATGGGCATTCGACGCACGACCGAAGCCACCGCCAACTAGCCCACAGGATCGCTGTGACCGACGATCGACGGGCGCTGACCGAATGGTTGCGTGAGCAAGCGCGGGAGTTGGGGTTCCACCTGTTTGGTGTCGCCCCCGCGGTCACGCCCCAGGGGTTCCACCATCTGGTGCAATGGATTGATTCCGGATACCACGCCCAGATGGATTACATCCCTGATCGCTTGACGGCCTATCAGCATCCGAGCGGCGTGATGGAGGGCGTCTGTTCGCTGGTCATGCTGGGGTTTCCCTACCGCACGGTCGAACCGCCGCCTTCCCAGCCCCTGCACGGCCGCGTGGCCCGCTACGCCTGGGGTGCGGCCGACTATCACGACCTGATCCATGGCCGCTTCAAACAGCTCAAACGCGACCTCCGCGAACGAGCCCCGCAGGTCAAGGCTCGCGGCGTGGTCGACTCCGCACCGCTGCTGGAACGGGAGTTCGCTCGCTTGGCCGGTTTGGGCTGGAGCGGAAAAAATACGCTGACCATCAACAAGCTGGAGGGCAGCTATTTCTTTCTGGCTTGCCTGCTGCTGGATATCGATCTGCCCGCCGACGCACCGCACGTCAGCGATCACTGTGGCACCTGCACTCGCTGTCTGGACGCCTGCCCGACCGATGCCTTTGTCTCGCCAGGCGTCTTGGACAGCCGCCGCTGCATCAGTTATTTAACGATCGAACATCGCGACCCCATTCCCATCGAACTCCGCCAGCCCATCGGCGATTGGTTGTTTGGTTGCGACGTCTGCCAGGACGTCTGCCCCTGGAATCGCCGGGGCTCGCCCGCCACCGATGCGAGCTTAAACCCGCCGCCCCAATCCCTACCTACGGATTTGCCGTCGCTATTCGACTTGGACGAGGATGCGTTTCGACAGCGGTTTCGCAAAACACCGTTATGGCGAACCCGCCGCCGCGGCATCCTCCGCAACGCCGCCATCGTGCTGGGAAATCAACGGGATCCCCACTCGATCGCCGCGCTCTTGAAGGGACTGCACGATGAGGAAGCTCTGGTGCGGGGGGCGTCCGCCTGGGCGCTCGGACAGATCGCCGGCAGCGATGCCCTGCACGCCCTCGACAAGCGTTTGACGGTCGAAGAGGATTCGATCGTCCAAGCCGAAATCACCGCGGCGCTGCGGTCCGCGGAAACGGCTTAACCGTCGACCGACACGCGGCGGGCGGTTATGCTGAAACCTGAACACCGAACTCCAATTTGAAAGTAGCGATAATGAGAATGGCTGGCCTGCGGAATGCTCTGGGATGCGTTTGGGTGGCGCTGGCGGTGATCTTGGTGTGCGACTGCACCGCTGCACGGGCGGCCGATCAACCGACCGCCGAACAATCGACCGCCGATAAACCGAGCGCCGAGCGACCGCGACCACAGGAAAAAGCGCGGCGAGCGTACCTGGGACGCGTGGTTGCTCAGCCGATGTCGCATCTGGGAGCCGGCTGGTTGATCCGCCCCACTCGGGAACAGGAAGAACGCCCCACTGAATCGCTCAAGCAACTGGGCCTGGAACCGGGCATGACCGCCTGCGACATGGGCTGCGGCAACGGTTTTTGGACGCTGATGATGGCCCGTGTGGTGGGCGAAAACGGTCGCGTATTGGCCGTCGATATCCAACCCGAGATGTTGACCAAACTAAAACAACGAACCGCGCAGTTTGGCATCGACAACGTCGAGCCGATCCTGGGCGCCGTGGACGATCCCAAGCTGCCGGCCGGCGAAGTTGACCTGGTCATGATGGTCGACGTGTATCACGAATTTTCGCACCCCGAATCGATGCTCTGGTCGATCCGGCGATCGCTGAAGCCCAACGGTGTGGTAGCGCTGTTGGAATACCGCGAAGAAGATCCGCGAGTACCGATCAAGCCGCGGCACAAAATGTCGAAGCCGCAGATCATGAAGGAGTATCACAAGAACGGTTTCAAGTTGGTGCGGGAGTACAACGACTTGCCCTGGCAGCACCTGATGTTTTTCGCCCGCGACGACAGCCCCTTGGAAGCCATCGAACCGCAACCGTTTTCGGTGCAGCGTTAGCCCACGGCTAGTACGCCATCAGCCGCGGCCGCTAGCCCACGGTTCCCACCGTCGACGATGCTCGCGGAAACCGGTCGCTAGCGCGATGCGGCTCATTGACTGCCGCGGCCGGCTTGCAGCAATCCCAACGGTTCGGCGCGACCCGTCTTGATCGCTGGCCAGAGACCAGCGATCAAACACAGCAGCAAAGTGATCCCAAAACCGATCGATAGTTGTCCCCAAGGGATCAAGAACGAAGGCGGCCCGGCAAACCAACCGCCAAACTGCGCCATCCCCACACCGCACCAACCAGCGATCAAGCCAAAGCCTAAACTCAACATGCAAGCGGAGATTGCGATCAGACTGGTTTCCGCAAACACCAATCGAATCAGTTGGCTACGAGTCACGCCAATCGATCGCATCACGCCAAATTCCCATGTCCGTGAACGGACCGACGCAATCACTGTGTTGGCAATCGCCAGCGACATGATTACCAACGTGACCAATGGCAGATAACTCATCCCCCAGATCATGTCGTCCGCTCGCATCTGGATCGCTCGCTTGACCGTTTCGGTCGCCGTCATGCGAGCGAAGGGGCGATAGGCGTTTACCTCTCCCACACCGGTCGCGACAAACGTCTCGCCGCGATGGCGCTCGGCGATGGCTTGAAAATCGGCTTCCACTTTGGCCAGATCGGCGTCTTGTTCAAGGTTCAGCCAAAAGAACTCAGGACGTTCCAAAGCAAAATCCTCCCGCACGCGCTGCCGATTGGCGAACAGCAACGTACCGGTCCTCACGAAATGACGACGGACGCCCGAAAATTTGGTCACCCATTGCCAGCCCGGCAGAGCCACCACGCCAGCGATTCGGTAGCGTACGCGTTGGCTTTCGTCCGCTGGTGGCACGAATGTGACCTCGTCGCCCAAATCCAATCCAGTCCCCATCACAAAGTCTTCCGACACCACACAGCCGACGCCATTTTCAATCGCGTCGATTGCGGCTTCACGTGTACCGCGAACAAAGCTTACATCTAAAAATGGGCGGTCTCCCCCAAAGGCACGCTGGGGATCGAGCCCACATACGATGCCGTTGTCGCCGAACCGCATCCGACTCGGTGGCGCGTCGCCGCCCCAGTCAAACTTGGCCTGTTCGATCGCCAGGGGTATCACTTGGTCCGCTCTCACGCCGTCCACTTGACTCACCAGCGGTACATCCTGTTCCTCCAAACCAACCGGATGAAAGGCCACCAATGCATCCGGCAACCAGGCTCCGGGTGTAAACGGCACCAGCATCGAATACCCCCAGGTCTGCGTGGACGCGTACAGGCCCAAACCAACCGACAGAGCCAACGTTGCACCTACGCTGCGCCACAGATTGCTGGACAACTGCGTTTTCATCATCCGTTGATCTAAACGCAACAGCCGGGTTACGAACGGGCCACACAGTCGTTCACAACCCACAACCACCGCAGGAGCCAGCAACACCATGCCCAACAACAACATGGGATAGGTGACAAATGAATAACACCATGTTCGCCACGAATCGGACATTGGAAGCATGAAAACCGTGATCGGGGTCGCCGCAGACAAGACGAATCCGATTGCGCCAAGCACCACCCACCATCGTGTGTTCGGCGTGACGGGACGAGCTGACATGGCCTCCAAAGGCTTGATCCGCATCGCTCGCCAAGCAGGCAAAATGGCCGCCGCCGTGGCTCCCGCCAACACGGTCAGACCGCTCAACGCGATGCTGCCCCAGCCAAGCACCGCGCCGGAGCTAAACAGTGCCGGCAACATGCGACTGCCAACCAGCACCATTAGCCAACCGGCCAACAAGCCACCGCCCCAACCCAGCAATGCCAGGACGACACTCTCGACGGCAATGATGCCCGCGACTTGGAAACGCGTCAGCGCGACGGCGCGAAGCATGGCGAACTCGCGAGCCCGTTCGCTGACGCCCATACTGAGGGTGGAGAAAATGATAAAGATGGCCGCTAACGAAGCCATCCCAGTGGCCGCCCAGGCTTGCGACTGTTGTCCCGAAACGGTTCGACTGGATTCCATGCCACGACGCACGGCGGCGAAATCGATCAATTTCAGCGGTGGTGTGTGGGCAGCAAATTTAGCTTCCCAGACCTCCCGAAACGTCTCCGACGAGACCGTATCACGCAGCGCAATTTGCAGAACTTGAGGCTTACCAGAATACCCATTGATCTCATCCGCCACTCCCGGACGAACGTAAATGGCACTCGTCGGGACGCCCTGGATGAAACCGCTGGGGAGTCCGATTTCCGAAGTCTCCGACGCAGATGTTCCGGCGGATTTTGAGTTGATCGCCGGCGGGCGGCGACCATAGCCGGACCGTTCTCCAATACCTGGACGACCACCTCCTGGACGACCATTACCGGGACCTCCCGCCACTGGACCTCCCGCAGTTCGGTCCCCTCGGCGGCGGCCACCCCCTAGCGAAGGAGTTTGGGGCGCCTGTTCGATAATTCCGACTAGTTTTAAACGGACCTGATTTCCAAACGACGTCACCAACAATTCGTCACCCACCGACAGTTGCAATTCCTTCGCCACATTCTCGCCGACGACCGCGGAACCAGCTTGGTCGGCGCTGCCAAGCCATTTGCCATCGACCACCTCATACGGCGGATCGCTCGCCGGAGTGGCCACCAGCGTCGGGCCGATCGGTGGGGCTCCATTGACCGGGGGACGCTCACCGATCAGCAACCCCAGTGACGAGGCTGGTTGGGTTCCATCCGCATCACCACCACGAGTCGCCGTAACCCGAGAACCGTTGATAGGATTGACTTCCCGAACACCAACGTCACGTCTCAACGCCTCGATCAACGGGCTGCCAATCGTCGCTGGGGGCGTACCCGGTGGTCCTCCGCTGCTCATGACAATGGCGTCATAGCGTCCCAGGTACTTGTTTGCGTTTTCATCAAACTGCGATACCAGGGCGTCGTATCCACTTACGACCCAAACCAGAGCGCACGTGGATGCGATCACTCCTAATGTTGTGATGGCCACGCGCCCTGGATGCAATCGCATTTGCGACGTAACCAGCCGAACAATCAAACGCAGTTTCGTTATCGTGGAATGACTAGAGGAAAACCCATCAGAGGTCTGCATGAAGGAGGCAACTTATTAGAAGGTGCGAGTTATTTGTGGGTGAGGGCTGGTAACAATACTGCTGCAGCAGCGGAACGCGGATTGCAACCGCTATGCCAAATCCCGCCGGAGGCCAGAATCTCCGACAAACACGCGTCCACGGTCACCGACCAACTTTCCAAGCGGCGGTTCGTTCGCCAACTCCGATGCAATTTCCATCGCCAACCACACCCAACAAGTCGAATCCACTTCCCTGCAATACAGACGCCGAACCAGGCGGGAATGGTATTCCGTCGTATTCGCCAGGGGATTCAAACAATACGTTGCTTCCCATCGACGTTGCCGCGATGTTGGCACAAAGTGTGCTTTGTCGAAACCGTGTGCTTTATCGAACGATTGGCATTTCCGATTTCGTTTCCATCCGAGCCGAACCTTCCACGATATGAACCACTCTGCAGATTCCGAATTACCCCCGCCTGCAATCACCGCTGTGCAAGACGTCGCCAAGGTCTATCGCCAAGGAAGCCACTGCGTCGAAGCATTGCACGGCGTCAACCTCACGATCGAGCAAGGTAGCTTTGTCGCCGTCATGGGCGCGAGTGGTTCTGGCAAGAGTACTCTGCTGCATCTGATGTGTGGGTTAACGCGCCCGACCTCGGGGACCGTGACGGTCGCGGGAACCGAACTTGCGACATTATCCGATCGCGAACTGACACATTTTCGTCGCGACCGCATCGGCTTGGTGTTCCAAGCATTTAATTTGGTGCCGTCCCTCACCGCCCGCGACAACATTCTGTTTCCGTTGTATGCCGCCGGACGAAACGCTACCAACGAAAAAATCAACGACCTGGCGGAACAACTTGGCATTCGAGATCGACTCACGCATCGACCGGACTCGCTCAGCGGTGGTGAGCAGCAACGCGTTGCCATTGCTCGGTCGCTGATTACCGATCCGGCCATCGTGTTTGCGGATGAACCGACCGGTAGTCTGGACAGTGTCACGGGGCAGTCCATC from Roseimaritima ulvae includes these protein-coding regions:
- a CDS encoding ABC transporter ATP-binding protein, with translation MNHSADSELPPPAITAVQDVAKVYRQGSHCVEALHGVNLTIEQGSFVAVMGASGSGKSTLLHLMCGLTRPTSGTVTVAGTELATLSDRELTHFRRDRIGLVFQAFNLVPSLTARDNILFPLYAAGRNATNEKINDLAEQLGIRDRLTHRPDSLSGGEQQRVAIARSLITDPAIVFADEPTGSLDSVTGQSICKLLRELCNEQQRTIVVVTHEPSVAVWADQVMVLKDGHIVERFRASGHGDAQSLAAHYQQVVGAPQLAAV